One genomic segment of Bacteroidales bacterium includes these proteins:
- the arsC gene encoding arsenate reductase (glutaredoxin) (This arsenate reductase requires both glutathione and glutaredoxin to convert arsenate to arsenite, after which the efflux transporter formed by ArsA and ArsB can extrude the arsenite from the cell, providing resistance.), translating to MLKIYHNTRCKKSRAGLKYLKNKNIDFEIIQYLKTQLTLKDLSEILMKLNKNPQEIIRTQETYYKINLKNKNFTDYEWKRIIIENPKLLQRPIIVAKYKAVIAQPPEKIDELLIKT from the coding sequence ATGCTTAAAATATATCATAATACAAGATGCAAAAAAAGCAGAGCAGGTTTAAAATATTTAAAAAATAAAAATATTGATTTTGAAATTATTCAATATTTAAAAACACAATTAACGCTTAAAGATTTGTCTGAAATATTAATGAAATTAAACAAAAACCCTCAGGAAATTATACGTACACAGGAAACATATTATAAAATCAACCTGAAAAATAAAAATTTTACCGATTACGAATGGAAAAGAATTATTATAGAAAATCCAAAATTACTACAAAGACCAATTATTGTAGCAAAATATAAAGCAGTAATTGCCCAACCTCCAGAAAAAATTGACGAATTATTAATAAAAACATAA
- the fumC gene encoding class II fumarate hydratase has product MKTRIEKDTMGEVKVPADKYWGAQTQRSLENFEIGENKMPVEIISAFAYLKKAAAQTNYYLNAISKEKSDLISKVCDEILERELDEQFPLVVWQTGSGTQSNMNINEVISNRAHVLKGGKLGERNKIVHPNDDVNKSQSSNDTFPTAMHIAAYKMLVETTIPGIELLKNSLQKKSKEFMEIVKIGRTHWMDATPLTLGQEFSAYVSQLEHGLKSIKSTLSHLSELALGGTAVGTGINTPEGYSILVAQKIAKFTGLPFVTAKNKFESLAAHDAIVEASGALKTIAVSLFKIANDIRMLASGPRSGISEIILPANEPGSSIMPGKVNPTQVEALTMVCAQVIGNDVSISIGGSNGHFELNVFKPIMIYNFLHSARLLGDACTSFTNKCVVGIKANEDVIKQNLENSLMLVTALNTHIGYEKSAKIAKKAHEENTTLREAAIELGYVTDEEFTKWVDPKKMIGKLR; this is encoded by the coding sequence ATGAAAACAAGAATTGAAAAAGATACAATGGGAGAAGTTAAAGTACCTGCTGACAAATATTGGGGAGCACAAACTCAACGTTCATTAGAAAATTTTGAAATAGGCGAAAACAAAATGCCTGTTGAAATTATTAGTGCATTTGCTTATCTTAAAAAAGCAGCAGCTCAAACAAATTATTACTTAAATGCTATTTCAAAGGAAAAATCCGATTTAATTTCTAAAGTTTGTGATGAAATTCTTGAAAGGGAATTAGACGAACAGTTTCCCCTAGTCGTATGGCAAACAGGTTCAGGCACACAATCGAACATGAATATTAACGAAGTAATTTCGAATAGAGCACATGTTTTAAAAGGCGGTAAACTTGGTGAAAGAAACAAAATCGTTCATCCTAATGATGATGTAAATAAATCACAATCTTCAAATGATACTTTCCCGACAGCTATGCATATTGCAGCTTATAAAATGCTCGTAGAAACAACTATTCCGGGTATCGAACTATTGAAAAATTCATTACAGAAAAAATCAAAAGAATTTATGGAGATAGTTAAAATCGGCAGAACTCACTGGATGGATGCTACTCCTTTAACTTTGGGACAGGAATTTTCAGCTTATGTTTCGCAACTTGAACATGGATTAAAATCAATTAAAAGTACACTTTCACATTTGTCAGAACTGGCACTTGGAGGTACTGCCGTTGGTACAGGTATTAACACACCTGAAGGATATTCTATTCTTGTAGCACAAAAAATTGCTAAATTTACAGGACTCCCTTTTGTTACTGCAAAAAACAAATTTGAATCACTCGCTGCACACGATGCTATTGTTGAAGCTTCAGGTGCATTGAAAACTATTGCAGTAAGTTTATTTAAAATTGCAAATGATATCAGAATGCTTGCATCAGGGCCAAGAAGTGGAATTTCAGAAATTATTTTACCTGCTAATGAACCTGGTTCATCAATAATGCCGGGAAAAGTTAATCCAACACAAGTTGAAGCATTAACAATGGTTTGTGCACAGGTTATTGGTAATGATGTTTCAATTTCTATCGGAGGTTCAAATGGACATTTCGAACTTAATGTATTTAAACCCATAATGATTTATAATTTTCTTCATTCTGCACGATTACTTGGTGATGCCTGTACTTCATTTACAAACAAATGTGTAGTTGGAATAAAAGCAAATGAAGATGTAATAAAACAAAATCTTGAAAATTCACTTATGCTTGTAACAGCCCTTAATACACATATTGGTTACGAAAAATCAGCCAAAATTGCTAAAAAAGCTCACGAAGAAAATACAACACTCAGAGAAGCAGCTATTGAACTGGGATATGTTACTGATGAAGAATTTACAAAATGGGTTGATCCAAAGAAAATGATAGGGAAATTAAGATAA
- a CDS encoding QacE family quaternary ammonium compound efflux SMR transporter, with protein MLLSIGIIAELCGSTCMKMSEGFTKLYPSIFTFVFWAIGLTIFLFALKKFDLSFAYAIWAGLGIMGVSIIGIVFFKEPYNILKIISIFIIVVGVVILNISDILLNK; from the coding sequence ATGTTACTATCTATTGGTATTATTGCAGAGTTATGTGGCTCAACATGCATGAAAATGTCTGAAGGATTTACAAAATTATATCCTTCAATTTTTACATTTGTTTTTTGGGCGATAGGACTTACTATCTTTCTATTTGCATTGAAAAAATTTGATTTAAGTTTTGCATATGCAATATGGGCTGGTCTTGGTATTATGGGAGTATCTATTATTGGAATTGTATTTTTCAAAGAACCGTATAACATTTTAAAAATCATTTCTATTTTTATAATTGTAGTGGGAGTTGTAATATTAAATATAAGCGATATATTATTGAATAAATAG